Proteins co-encoded in one Bacteroidota bacterium genomic window:
- a CDS encoding DUF4256 domain-containing protein, whose amino-acid sequence MKNKLTPEESTSLLATLKHRFEKNKQRHKGVEWAAIEKKLAAHPEKLWSLNQMEITGGEPDCIGIEKKSNAFIFVDCSEESPKGRRSICYDYDALESRKEHKPKHNVIDMADEMGISVLDEEQYRALQEVGHFDNTTSSWLKTPSEIRELGGAIFGDYRFGKVFIYHNGAESYYGARGFRGMLLV is encoded by the coding sequence ATGAAAAATAAATTAACACCGGAAGAAAGCACCTCATTATTAGCTACATTAAAACATCGGTTTGAAAAAAATAAACAACGACACAAAGGTGTAGAATGGGCTGCTATTGAAAAAAAACTCGCCGCACACCCTGAAAAATTATGGTCGTTGAACCAGATGGAAATAACCGGAGGCGAACCCGATTGTATTGGTATAGAGAAAAAATCGAACGCATTTATTTTTGTTGATTGCTCAGAAGAAAGTCCTAAAGGCCGCCGCAGCATTTGTTACGATTACGATGCACTTGAATCACGCAAAGAACATAAGCCTAAACATAATGTTATTGACATGGCTGATGAAATGGGAATAAGTGTTTTGGATGAAGAACAATACAGGGCTTTACAAGAGGTGGGCCACTTTGACAATACAACATCAAGCTGGTTAAAAACGCCATCTGAAATAAGAGAATTAGGTGGCGCAATATTTGGCGATTACCGTTTTGGTAAAGTATTTATTTATCACAATGGCGCAGAGTCTTATTATGGGGCTCGTGGGTTTCGCGGTATGTTATTAGTCTAA